The Oncorhynchus nerka isolate Pitt River linkage group LG12, Oner_Uvic_2.0, whole genome shotgun sequence genome includes a region encoding these proteins:
- the LOC115138725 gene encoding calmin-like, with protein sequence MAGHEWEYKDWFEREEFIGQISDIRVQNLQVEREVVQKRTFTRWMNLHLEKCTPPMEVNDLFRDIQDGRILMALLEELSGCKLLHGWKQSSHRIFRLNNIAKVLTFLEERNVKLVSIDAADVADGNSSIVLGLIWNIILFFQIKELTGNIKSQFPSSSSLSSLPTSSDSDTSHSSTPSFERPRSIAMRDHGKPIKTLLQWVQRRTRKYGVAVQDFGKSWTSGLAFLAVIKSIDPSLVDMRRALLRTARENLEDAFRTAHYSLGIPRILDPEDVTINPPDEQSIMTYVSQFLEHFPGMEEPQENASDVIQRSVSSGRLSCRVNDSSHDLRNGVHRSRDRERPYVVRRDWVQPPPKILISSVSEDLKSPTSPVAVERSWVNEGSSVGSTPSPVFTVSTSSSPQPSFVDSVIGSVSCDSPISDSVIGSPDSCWEGHPNEAVTPDRFVESRSDGSLCDSGLSWDMSIPPSTPHGVTPDLEEPLPSVMGLTGKPQDGEMFVDEENYSLNSLVSTQYRSRTRPKKEEDGGEREEDGWEREEDGGEKEEDGGEREEEEYNYILDLSEDKAVKQEPDQREGNNKYRSSTGQSNSVNKEQGWPSLELSEEPQETDSDQKGESVCEGESVCEGESVCGGESVCEGERGGAVCSPQHEKISQSKQGSDITHQEIPDLQEEPNQRDTVPETTDRTSECAKKETAEPSRDSRKAGNPEEELAKERSDKAEGQSDVTDRVETEHRQTTSLSERDSDGERSLEGSEERHKQVTEESETQEKITDVQNSHVESQENTTTQVDDVTESTHPQPYMEMDQSRTILGGTSEQCLDPVEQSHTGTTPACTDGGQSSTLLTEAGKEGILSPEIEAEAGDEDMCGHPGGCLVERTGKCERASCVGDADVNVVAPEEKRVAEKEHDWVDGSGTTDNTETVVEVPHQCTPVSIIPLDMVYYPHYDVPISQVIEAFMEPNPGSVLTGLVPQSPLFDTNTQSQAVLHSQEERDSEKDTGDHTDGGHSETEASAVEETGDKIADTEQSETKPVNMTYTNTERRSALESESEPMDLFYTDSDAGESSRSALEEPMTVSDTLEPMDLFYPDTDDCGPVEEAENDVETSPWSSSFSKSVETWPSTFSVAALQPAPSSEPEPLLETHTQTHTDSHTHNTLYQEELCEVSTTQEQDKEIEVRGGSGGSDPQERCSMLGEQTAGDGAVVEVETHRGSAESSDLTMTDKERPGSAAAARESYETVRRNADSDGALDDQCSMCSTPLHKRKNNGSNENDNQKSLASSRTHCTKSDTSWKKIQIPTSLTEYYVLLLLWLVLYCLLVLPQIHYRDLPRLLLNLGK encoded by the exons GTATCTTCAGACTGAACAACATCGCTAAAGTCCTTACCTTCCTGGAGGAGAGAAAT GTGAAGCTGGTCAGTATTGACGCTGCAGATGTTGCCGATGGCAACTCTTCCATCGTTCTTGGACTCATCTGGAATATCATCCTGTTTTTCCag atCAAGGAGCTGACAGGGAACATTAAGAGTCAGTTCCCCTCGTCCTCTAGCCTCTCCTCGCTCCCGACCAGCTCAGACTCCGACACCTCCCACTCCAGCACGCCCTCCTTCGAGAGACCGCGGTCCATCGCCATGAGGGATCATGGGAAGCCCATCAAGACGCTCCTGCAGTGGGTCCAGAGACGAACCCGGAA gtatGGTGTGGCGGTGCAGGACTTTGGGAAGAGCTGGACCAGTGGGCTGGCCTTCCTGGCTGTCATTAAGTCTATAGACCCCAGCCTGGTGGACATGAGGAGAGCTCTGCTGAGGACAGCCAGGGAGAACCTAGAGGATGCCTTCAGGACAGCCCACTATAGCCTGGGCATACCCAGAATACTGGATCCAGAGG ACGTGACCatcaaccctccagacgagcagTCCATCATGACCTATGTGTCCCAGTTCCTCGAGCACTTTCCTGGgatggaggag ccccaggAAAATGCATCTGATGTGATACAGAGGAGTGTGTCGTCGGGCAGACTCAGCTGTCGTGTCAACGACTCCTCCCACGACCTGAGGAACGGCGTCCACCGGAGCCGGGACAGAGAGAGGCCCTACGTGGTCCGGAGAGACTGGGTCCAGCCTCCGCCCAAAATCTTAATCTCCTCCGTCTCTGAGGATCTCAAGTCTCCTACTTCCCCGGTCGCAGTGGAGCGCTCCTGGGTCAATGAGGGCTCGTCGGTTGGGTCCACCCCCAGCCCTGTCTTCACTGTCTCCACCTCCAGCTCCCCGCAGCCCTCCTTCGTCGACTCGGTCATCGGCTCTGTGTCTTGCGACTCACCAATCAGTGACTCTGTCATCGGTTCACCAGACTCCTGCTGGGAGGGCCATCCAAACGAGGCAGTGACTCCAGACAGGTTCGTGGAGAGCCGTAGCGATGGGTCGCTATGCGACAGCGGGCTATCCTGGGACATGagcatccctccctctaccccccacgGGGTCACGCCTGACCTGGAGGAACCGTTGCCCTCGGTTATGGGGCTGACAGGGAAACCCCAGGATGGGGAGATGTTTGTTGACGAGGAAAACTACTCTCTAAACTCGTTGGTGAGCACACAGTACAGATCCAGAACACGCCCAAAGAAAGAGGAggacgggggggagagagaggaggacgggtgggagagagaggaggacgggggggagaaagaggaggacgggggggagagagaggaggaggagtataaCTACATTCTGGACCTGAGTGAGGACAAGGCAGTTAAGCAGGAGCCTGATCAAAGAGAAGGAAATAACAAGTACAGGTCAAGTACAGGTCAGAGTAACAGCGTTAACAAGGAGCAGGGGTGGCCATCTTTAGAGCTCTCTGAAGAGCCTCAGGAAACTGACTCTGACCAGaagggggagagtgtgtgtgagggtgagagtgtgtgtgagggtgagagtgtgtgtgggggtgagagtgtgtgtgagggtgagagaggaggagctgtGTGTTCTCCACAACATGAGAAAATCAGCCAATCAAAGCAGGGCTCTGACATCACACATCAGGAGATCCCCGACCTGCAAGAAGAGCCCAATCAACGGGACACTGTCCCGGAGACAACAGACAGGACATCAGAATGTGCCAAGAAGGAAACGGCGGAACCATCTAGAGATTCCAGGAAGGCTGGAAACCCTGAGGAAGAGTTAGCTAAGGAACGTTCTGATAAAGCAGAGGGTCAAAGTGATGTGACTGACAGAGTGGAGACGGAACACAGACAGACTACTTCTCTGTCAGAGAGGGACAGCGATGGGGAGCGGTCCCTGGAGGGGTCAGAGGAAAGGCACAAGCAGGTCACAGAAGAGTCTGAAACACAAGAGAAGATAACAGATGTTCAGAACAGCCACGTAGAGTCACAGGAGAACACTACGACACAGGTTGATGATGTCACAGAGTCAACGCATCCACAACCGTATATGGAAATGGACCAGAGTCGGACCATCCTGGGGGGCACCTCAGAACAATGTCTGGACCCGGTGGAGCAGAGCCATACTGGGACAACTCCTGCCTGCACAGATGGTGGGCAGAGTTCCACACTCCTAACAGAGGCCGGTAAGGAAGGGATCCTGAGCCCAGAGATAGAAGCGGAGGCTGGGGATGAAGACATGTGTGGACACCCTGGAGGTTGCTTGGTTGAGAGGACTGGAAAGTGTGAGAGAGCCTCTTGTGTTGGAGATGCTGACGTGAATGTAGTAGCTCCTGAGGAGAAGAGAGTCGCAGAAAAGGAACATGACTGGGTGGATGGGTCTGGGaccacagacaacacagagaccgtAGTGGAGGTCCCCCATCAGTGCACGCCAGTTTCCATTATACCCCTTGACATGGTGTACTACCCCCACTATGACGTCCCCATCTCCCAGGTGATCGAGGCTTTTATGGAGCCTAACCCTGGATCGGTGCTCACTGGGCTGGttcctcagtctcctctctttGACACAAACACCCAGAGCCAGGCTGTACTGCATagccaggaggagagagactcagagaAGGACACAGGGGATCATACTGATGGCGGTCATAGTGAGACAGAGGCCTCTGCTGTGGAAGAGACAGGGGACAAAATTGCCGACACAGAACAGAGTGAAACCAAGCCTGTGAATATGACCTATACAAACACTGAGAGGAGAAGTGCTTTGGAGTCTGAAAGTGAACCAATGGACTTGTTCTATACAGACAGTGATGCTGGCGAGAGTTCTAGATCAGCCCTTGAGGAGCCAATGACAGTGAGCGACACTCTGGAGCCAATGGATCTGTTCTACCCGGATACAGATGATTGTGGCCCTGTAGAGGAAGCAGAGAACGATGTGGAGACCTCGCCGTGGTCCTCCTCCTTCAGCAAGTCAGTAGAGACCTGGCCCTCAACCTTCAGTGTGGCAGCGCTACAACCAGCACCATCCTCAGAACCAGAACCACtgctagagacacacacacagacacacacagactcacacacacacaacacgctGTATCAAGAGGAACTTTGCGAGGTGTCAACCACACAGGAGCAGGATAAG GAGATTGAGGTGAGAGGGGGCTCTGGTGGATCAGACCCCCAGGAACGGTGCTCCATGCTGGGTGAGCAGACGGCGGGAGACGGTgctgtggtggaggtggagaccCACCGTGGGTCTGCTGAGAGCAGTGATCTCACCATGACTGACAAGGAGAGGCctggctctgctgctgctgccagaGAAAGCTACGAGACCGTGAG AAGGAACGCTGACAGTGATGGAGCCCTAGATGATCAGTGTTCTATGTGTTCTACTCCTCTCCACAAGAGGAAGAACAATGGCTCCAATGAG AACGACAATCAGAAAAGTTTGGCATCCAGCCGAACTCACTGTACCAAGTCTGACACCAG ctggaaGAAGATACAGATTCCAACGTCATTGACAGAGTACTACGTTCTCCTGCTGCTGTGGCTGGTCCTCTACTGTCTGTTGGTGCTGCCACAGATCCACTACAGAGACCTGCCACGCCTTCTGCTCAACCTGGgcaaatga